CCGTTCAGGTAGAGCCTCAGACACATCTTGTAGCCGTACTTGCTGGAGTAGAACGCTGCGAAACGAAAGAAAAACGGAAAAGGGGGATATCAAAGACGTGTGAAGGGGCGGCGAGGGGCAACCGGTGGCGTGGATGCGTgccgtgcgtgcatgcataccACCGACGGCAGTGTCAGCCCCCTGGACAACGGAGCCGTCTCTGCGGCAGAAGGCTCGGCACGCACCGGCGGTCACAGTGGAGACGTGAGGAAAGGGATCCGTCCGATAACCAACGCTTAGGTCGGAGAAGATCGGACGTCTCTCGGGATGTCCTTGCCCccgatctttttttttttttggttgtgttttttgttgatCAACTTAAATAAACAGTCTGAAATGTGTGCATTTTAATTGCTGTGAAATAATGAAATAGATGGCCAACAGCAACCGCCCCAAGAGGCCAGGACTTCCCGAGTGACGTCCGATCACCCCCGACGTAGTGACGATAGCGTCTCTCCGAGCACGGCGTCGTACCTGGCGAGAACATGGCGGGCGTGCGGCCGGCCAGCGCGTCCTGCCGGCGGCGCAGGAACTCGGAGATCTTCCAGACGAAGACGCCGTCGAACGTGCAGAACTGCATCTCGCGCAGCAGCTGCTCTGTCTCGGCCAGCTGCAGGTCGCGCATGGTCAGCATGCGCTCCAGCTGCCGCACCTTGTTGCCCAGGTTCTCCATCTTGTCCTGGTCCAGGCGGTGCTGGTGGGAGTACGCCTCCAGTGTGACCGAGTTGTGCTCCACCTCGCGGTTCAGCACGCACACGACGTTCTCCAGGGCGCTCACCTGGGATGGGGAAAGCGGTGGTTTTAGGGGCTTCCCTTGGGCTGGAGGTGATTTGTTTTATTCAAACCGGCTGTGAGGTGAtgtctggtggttttgttgGCAGACGCTGATGATAGGTGATATACAGTGACGAGTTTGAGACGTTAAAAATCTTTGTACAGTAACATTAcacattattgttatttattttttatatatgcaGTATACATTTTCATGGAAATTGTTGGCATTATGggcaggagagaccagagagaccggAAAGCTggttgaggagagagggaatgactTGTAACGTAGCCAGGGTCAGGATCAAACCTGGGTCGCTTTAAGGGGTATTGCCTACATGGTTAGTGCAACGGTTGTGTTGTAGTGCTATGATTACTATTCAAAGACGAAGATTCGCGGTTCACAGCAGTTTGCCCTTCCTTGAATGTCCTTTGATCTCAAATTCCACAGGAGGCATTTTAGTCAGCGCACTTGTGGGACACAGTGCGCtgtatttaaatgaaaaaaagcACCAAACGCATCAAATTACTTGATGTTCTCAGATATACAGAGATGTATACCTGCAGCAGAAATGCAGGAGATGGAAATCAGCTTATTGGATGTCAATATGGGTTTTTGGTGGGAgagtttaaaatatttttttgctgaacgtccataatataaaaaatatgtcgTGTTGGTTGGCTCACAGATCACAGACTGAGGCCATGTTTATACGtggcagggtatttatagaaactaaTATTtacccccctccgttttcaaaaataacattgtcacacaacattgttttcaaaaaagttgtcgtttacatcaacccgcataaatacgccgtcgagcgccattataactatgccaaacctatgggtggcagtgtagggagaaggataaaaccatgcaagccaatcagaatcctcagaatcaacaacaacgaataacacgagcgtcttcctgtaacaaacaaactgtaaacatagggcgctcatatgacgttaagcatttcctggcgcataatgtgacgcttcggaacctaaaaccccgtttctccccgttgacacgacaacacataacctgcgttttcagaaatctgcACTTTGGCCGGAGATTTTAGAAATGaccgttttctgtgataaaaacagcgttttcgtgtaaatgagatgCCAAACCGcatggaaatatctgcgttttcccttgtgtaaacggggcctgagcTCAAACCCAACTGTTTTATCAACTGCAGCCAGGAGAGTGTGGTTAGTGGGGGGTTCAATCAGCCTCACCTGGTCCGAGTCAGGCTGATTAGGCTCTGAGGCAGGCTGTGCTGCATTGGGTGATCAAGGAACACAGGATAAACCAGCCCTAACCATACACATTCAGGGGACGGATGCCGACATGTCAATGATTAACATTCGCTCTGCCTGGAACAATTGGTCCAACCCGCTCGTAAACCGGTTTGTATTAAAAACAACCCATGTACTGGGCGTTGCAGCACTCAAGCAACGTGCCACGAGGCAATAGATCTTGTACGAACCAGTTTATGAGCAAACTGTGACAGGCGGTGTTGACGCTAACGCTGACATGTCAGAGCTCTTCCTCCTGAGCGTGAGTGGTGATGACCTGGTGTATCCTGTGTGCCTTGCGCCCCCATTGCACCACAGGTGGGAAGCCCCGCCAGCAGTGTCGGGAAAGTCCACTTTCTACGTggactagttcaaagttcagttcacaaattttaaaatgaagttcagttaaacgttcataattcaaaaaTGTTAACTAAGTTCACCGTTccaaaaatgaactagttcatagttctttttttctggtattttgaacattgagtctcctttctggtttgtctaggatgaaatagagtggttgaatcaagtatcgtagcgaaatacagtttctatcgcgttttattgcacatttagcgcattttgtagatcccattgatttctgttggaagactcattgctggTGTTAACGTTTGGTTGAaatcttttcgctcggttctagccctactgttgagatggagaaccgagcgaaaagcctacaaccaaacgtaaacaacccccctttccgtttccggccaacaagcaatgattctaggaggtattctagtccagAAACAAGAAACCTCCTAGaaacaagcaatgattctaggaggtattctagtccgctgagctacgagccagagagctaactttatggattgtacataataattataattcgaaattcgtcccagcctttataccagatactctagggtctatagcatatgaccgctttttctgattacagtttaattaatttcacaattgaccagctctcgttttgaagaataatcaacgcgccattcgtttcaatgggaatcgtaACGGTCTacactttcaacataaagtgtacatattaattcgtcccagcctttataccatagaggctatagggtctatagcatataactgcgttttctgattacagtttaataaaactgtaagctgacaacaccgcaactgcaaataaccacacggagataaccatggcaaccggtcaaacaaattttctttttgcgatcattctgagagcgcatccgccgtgttgataaacaaatagtccccctattgaacgaagttaaaccgagtgatcgtgccgttcacagacaccagaatgaaccagttcacagtaacgttcatcaggcagtaatacagtgggttcagttcacgttcgcccaaaatatgaacgagttcatgaactatcgttcaatgaacgcgttcaggcacaacactgcCCCCCAGAGTCTAAACAGCCTGTGGCTAGGCTGCCTGAACCAGCCATCCACCACAAACaacagcgacttacaataagtacatttgacaTAAGAAGCTAAACAATATATCACacgccgcacacacaccttcttgTCCAGGTCGACGGCGGCCGGTGCGGCCCTGGCCCCCCCGTGGGCCCCCTCCTCAGGAGCCCGGTACAGGCAGCCAGGGTCCTCCTGCCAGTCCAGGGCGGGCAGGCCGTCGGCCCGCCCGTGGACCAGGGACAGCACCATGGGCAGCAGCAGGCGCAGGTGCTCCATGGTGCTGGCCTGCTCATGGTCGCTGGGCTTGCCGTTCTCTATCTGGGGACGGAAGGGAGAGGAGTGTAAGAACACACGGGTGGACATTTTGTCGTTCGTTTTCTTGAGATGAAGTGAGCTCTGGGGAATTTTGTAGCATTGCTCTGCATTCATTGTATGCAGATCTATAGTAAGGTCTCAACGATGTCAATTAATTCCTTGTCATTCATGGGTGTCATTGACACATTTTGCATATTAAAGCTTGCAATGTAAATTTAAAGCATGCAAAACATCAACTGTGAGGCAGTAAGTAGACGCATGGGCTGGCCTTTGATAACCTATATCCTTCTTGGCTACGAGGCATTCGCACGAAATGTGCAATTGAAGATAAAGGTTTCGCAATGTGATGTGAAAATGATAATGGCGAGTTCTCATTTAAATGTTCTCTTATTTGCATTTCTAAATCTTCTGGGTgcttatttttttgcatttcgTGAATGTGTGCACAATTCAGTGGAAATTTGACACAGATTAAAAGGCAATCGAAAGATTGATCTCCAGAAAAGAGGCACAGAATTACTGAATTAAATCTATTGAATATATACTGAATATGGCAGTTGAGACCACAATAACTATATCAAAGGAACTGGTTCTTGGCAGCTAAAGACCAACGATTACCATTTCAAATGAACCATCTGTTGGACCTACCACAGCTTTACAGCCCACTTCGCTGAAAGGACAGGCCGTTTTTGACTTGGCACAAGATCTGCTGTGGTCGTTGAACTGCAGATTAGAgagtgggtgggggagagaaagagtaaaaaggaaagagaaagagagtaagCACCATCCATCAAGATAACCCAGCAATGAGTTCACAAGCTGCTAAACATTAACCCTTTCCGCAACGACAAGCCCACTGTTAAACATTGAATTATTTTACAACCTGGACCACCTTGCCTGTCAGTCACAGGTGTGTTAATAACACACTAATGGACTTTTTCCGCCTGTGGAATCTCTTTACCACTCACACCCCAACAACATGTACCATTTCAAGATAACATTTCGGCTTATATTAATTGACTTGCCATTCAAGTCAATGGAACGCCAATCATTTGTCTTATCAGGATTTATCCATTTACTTGAGCATAAATTTACTGCATATTGGTGGTCCGCTTTGGCTCAACTgatagagcaaggcattaacactgAGAGGGTTATGAGTCTGATagctctctcctcactccctaAGGTCTTCACCAAGATCTTCAACCTGTCCAAATCCATAATCCCATCGTGCCTGAAGTACGCCACCATCATCCCACTACCAAAAGAGCCTGTCATCAGCGACCTTAATGACTACCACCAGGTCGCTCCTACACCAGTTATGATGAAGTGTGGTGTGTGACTGGTCCAGCACCGACCTTCGACCCACAccagtttgcctacagagcaaatAGGTCCACCGAGGATGACATCGCCACTGCTCTTCACACTGCACTGACCCACCGCGAACACCACTGGAGCTATGTGAGGATGCTTTTCATTGACTTTAGCTCTGCCTTCAATGCCATCATCCCCAGCAGACTGGTCACCAAACTCACTCGACTTAGGACTCTCCCAACCCGTCAGACTGGGACCTCAACCCTCCACCCCCATCACACTCAGTCAGCACCGGCATCCCACAGGGTTCTATGTTGAGTCCCCTCCACTACACCCATGATtttgccccctccctctccaccaacGCCATTGTCAAGTTTGAGGGCGACACAACTGTGGTTGGACTTATCTCAGGAGGAGATGAGACAGCCTACAGGGAGGAAGTCCAAAGATTGGCAGTGTGGTGTTCAGAAAAACAACGAAAATCATCATAGACTTCCGTAAGAACAGTgcagcccccccaacccctcctcaTAAATGGGTACTGTGTGGAAAGGGTTTGACTTTAGATTTTtgggaacacacacatcacagaggATCTCTCCTGGACTATAAACGCAACCACAGTAGTCAAGAAAGTACAATAACGTATAACTGTATCTCCAGGCTGCTGTTCGGGTCTTTTGCACCTTACTATATTGCACCTTTTAACTACCTCAAAACACTaccgcctaccgctattccagtcccttcagaatgcactgtttctggtgtctgtagctttaatgcaaatgagctgctagccattgaccaatgagctgtcagagtgaaccacagctTTGAGGAGAAGTGAtagttgccgtttgcggactcctggagctctatatctatataatatattataataattgtattattattaatcacacaggtcttctcaatgccgtggaacactCTGTTCACTTGAATGGGCCCTTCaaaacttccggcggtgaattatatttgataattcccTGTTGCCAactataattgaccgctgtcaaggaaagggattttttttgccgtctttcgtatcactccgcaagtagtccggtaacttatcgaCCCCAGTGTACTCGGTTGCCAaacaacgtcaacgtctttggcggactatttctctgctgatgaaCCCTACGAATGCTAACAAAAAAATTGTAAAGACACGCCTTTTgaagttattttaaaataagCCTCTTCACCtcgtcggggcttattttcccgataatgaccggagttctatacattatcccttacattatatataggtatttatataatatatataatatcacggccaaaagctatgtgcgtcTCTGAGAATATtttgaatcataaagactgcgtctgacgtctctggtacttccacaacaagtaaagactcgtagtgggggttacatcggccatggttgtgaagaattgggggaaaggaactttggccgtgactctctgaagtccatattgaaccgcgacatggaggagaaagggatattactgccggactgccgccagagcttcggcggcagtaCGGTAGCTCCGCCAGACTCCCTGCCAGGCAGTCACACGGCAAACTGATGAAATTAGACATCTATTTTTGTATGGAatatccctgcttctgaaatgtgCGAACATCTCTGTCCGcaggtccacaaaatcttagctatgctctgattggaggggggtggggaagtgggaaataatattcaactgtgcccccttcctacgtaggagagggcgccgaaactgactcgctcgtttggtaactgtatgcagggtactttcagaaatgcatatctcactgtAAAAATCATGCGTGTTGGAGCACCAGCGactcaaaacaacaccccaaatcccaggaaaagtgttgttttcataatatgtcccctttaatagcACATTTGAAGTATGGGGAAACGCACTTTCGCTCCTCTATGTAACTTATTGCAAGGTCAGTCTGACATTAAAATTCACTTTGACATTTCACAAGCCCCTTAAAAAACATCCTGAATGTACCACTtgaactacaaaaaaaaaaatggactaCACTACTGGGCAATACCTTTGACCTCAGCTGCTATTCTTATTTAACCGtatattttatcattatttgttatgcatatattttttaccTTATATATTcaaattgtgttgttgtgagtCACACCGTCTGGACGACATTTCAATTTCGTTGTACTATgtgaaatgacaataaaagAGAATTCTGTTCTACACCGAGTGACGGGGTTCAATAACGACCTACAAACCTTTTCTCTGGGGATTTTCTTCTTACCGCAATCCTTGCACTGCAGAGGAAACTTCACACAGGTCTCATCATGGGCCTGCGACGGAACAAGCCAGGGCATCAGTCATGTGTGGCCGTAGTGCAATACACGATTACGTCCGATCACACCCAGTGAAATGTTCTCACGTACCTTTATTTCGTTGTAGGTGAAGCTCACTTTGCAGTACTTGCAGTTCAACGTTCTCGCTTCACATTCTCTGTCGGCGTGCCGTTCCCTATGTATGCGCAGGATTAAGTTCTTGCAGGCCTCGCACTGGACCTGTTCATATTCACAGACGCCTTCGTGTTGCGCCTGAAAGGAGAAAAATACAATGATTGtggttttatttatcttttctatTTTACATCAGTGTATTAAAAAGACAGAGCAGAAAAGAGCCAACCAAGAAATGGACAACAACCAAAGAAATTCATCCAAACCACTCATGGAACAGATGCATAGATTGGTCAGAAATGTCCCGGGAGGAGCGATCTAAGATCTAAAACGACTCTTACAGAGGCCGGAGTAATCATCTCAAAACTGATTCTCACAGCACGTTGAATATACAGAAACTGTACGCAGTTGAGGTAGAAGGGTATAGCTTGGTTGAGGTGTGACCTTAATCTCACACAGACTTTAAACCTCCTGTCACCTGCTCCGACACGCTCATGCACTGAATAGTGATAACACAAGCATGCACCTGtgcatacacattacacattcCTCCTTTCGGTTCCTTATGACTGAGGTTTTTTGAAGACTACACCATAAAGTAGCAATTTAGAATAAATTAAACCTTGGGGCGCGCTCCGGTGGATCAGTCCTGATCGCAGTGAACCGGATTCCTAACTAACTCACTCTCTAATAAAGCACAAAAATGCTAAAATAAATCTTTGAAGCATTAGTGAAGGTGTAGTAAATAGTGAATTTACTACTTTGGAGTACAGTTATTATTTATGAAGCTTTGTTCATTCATGAATACTCAAACAAGACGTAACTCATGCTTTCCGTTTACCTGAACTAAACACGAATTACAGCGTTTCAAAAACATGAACATGTTTAATAGTTTGTAAATCCTCAGCTTATGCTTTATAAATGCTTTATAAAAGTATTTTTCTCATTGTCTTCATATTGAATGAGGATTCATGTATGAACACTTTATAAATGCTGAATTCACTATGAACTCACTATTAACTACTTCTTTACGAAGGTTTCAAACTGGCAGTCATTCTAAAGTGCCAACCACTACAGAATAACTAGATAACTTATTCTTTATGTTTTAAATCAGGCATTAGTGTTCGGCTGGTAGAATTCTCGTCTGTGCAAAACACTCAAATGTACCATCTGGTATAAATAAAGCTCATCTCTTCTCTTAACTTCCTTGGTTAAACTTCCAGTGAGACGTAGATAGTAAAGTAGCGGTTAACATATAGGACAATATCGATCCTTATATTTGCTATTACTTACTGTTGGAAATTTCAACAAAGCGACACCACACAGGGAAACCATCAACAATTCTCACGAATCAACTTTTTGCGGGGCATTGTACGTCCATGAATCCACCCCATTGTGCATTGTGCTAAACTCGTGGTACTGGTAAGAAATCCCCACTTGAATATAGCATTGAAACCCGGGCAGCTCCCTTAACACACAATGATAGCAGGCCATAACCGCCTGCTATCATTGTTAGGAAATTAGGAAATGGACAACATTCCCCAAGTGATGAAGTATTATGAGTCAATGACCCAAATAACCATTTCACTTTAATTGGCACTGTAACACCAGTTCCTCTTCCACATCACCAGTAATCAAGCTGATTAGACATACATTGCATGTTCTTCTGCtgttctcccccctcacccccccacggTACTTTTCCGCTGTGTGTCGTTGACATATGAGCTATGTGGGCCTGGTGGGGGTTTGGTGTGGTAGGGACTTTCCAGCCTGCTGTGTTACGTTTCACTTCCTTTTCACAACGGCCAGTTCACCCGTAACAGAAACTCACCACAGGGCTGCAGCCTCAGCTCCTGAATCCACCGTGAACTTCTATTTTCTGTTCTTTTCCCATTATAGCTACTAGGAATCTCCATTTCAAACAAAACCTCCCTCAATTTCATAAAAGAAAGTCAACAGACAGAGTCAACAGAGagttatgtttgttttgtgcttTTTACCAAACAGAGCAAATAAGGCTGATTGAACTCAATTAAAGCCCAAAAGAAACCAGATTAATGCCAGACGTTTTAGGACCATTTTGGGATACATCTTTTCTGTCTCACCTCATACTCTTTCACTGAACCCGTCCAAGTGCATCCTTGGTGGAGACACCTGGCTGGCAGGCTGGCGATCTCCCTGCCAGCAGCATTGTCTGGGAAAGCCTGTCGAATGAATCAGAGCAAGAACACATCAGCGTCAACAAAAGAGTCCTCGCATGGAAGAAGTCTAGCCCCGAGTAATTGCTACCAACGTGTGGGCGCTTTGTTCTTCTGAACGGAAACTAAAGGGGAGTACTTTTAGTCTACGCGGAAGCGGTCAGGGGGGTTCCCCCTTAATTGTTGATTCAATTTCCTTCAAGTGGATGAACAAAAAGTCCCTCACAGCATCCACTTCCtgtttgcatttttttcttATAAAAATAGATTATCTCGGTTGTCATGGTTTAAATACCAAGCAGTTTCACATGCTGGCAACTCCACACAGACTGAGATTAGGTGGATATATTTAGGCAAGAAAGTAGTTGTCATGACAGAACATGTCTATTAGAATtgacaatatataaatatatttgagaaactttctgtctgtctgtccgtgtgtgtgtgtgtgtgtgtgtgtgtgtgtgtgtgtgtgtgtgtgtgtgtgtgtgtgtgtgtgtgtgtgtgtgtgtgtgtgtgtgtgtgtgtgtgtgtgtgtgtgtgtgtgtgtgtgtgtgtgtgtgtgtgtgagatcatgACAACAGCAGTCAAGATGTCATTGCTCACCTGGTCGCTGTTCAGAATGGACATAGGCTCCTCGTATATCTCCTCCTGGCGACAGGCTTCACAAGGCTTGGGGCCAGAGCTAACAAATAAGACAGGTTTATCACTTTACAGCACACTAGCATGCCATGTGGGTCGCTCGTTGGGAAATGACAGCCAACTATGACAACAATGTCCATCCTTGATGGATTACAGTTTATCGTTTATCATAGATGCAGTTGTTAAGTCATAATTGAAGTACAGTACTCCAATATTCAGTTTAGATGCTGTATGCTGTAAGAAAAACGTGTTTCCAGTGTTATGAACACTTTATTATTGGTTAAATGTGTGGATGGGTTTGGCAGTTTGAGGTAAAGTAATGATagggtttaaagaaaataatcaaTGGGCAGGGCTGGGTACTGGAATAGCAATACAAAGTTGTATTTATGAAGGTTAAGATGTATTCAGATCTTCATTCCAAACCCTGATTGTCCCTTTCCACAAAATAATGAGTATGATAATCTGTATGACGGATACTGATTCTCAAGAACACATTCCAGTGTGTTTGAGTACTGCTTGGTAAATCAGTGCTTTATCTTGGTTTAAAAAAGGAATGAGAAATTATTATTGATCTTGCTTTACCTCGAAGCTTATATTGATGATCATTAAGATGATCATGAGCACTCTTCTGTTTACATGAACATTAAAGATGATCTATCAAGTTAGACTAAATTAACCAGTTTGAGTTAAGATATCACGGTAATACTACAATTCTACAAATGATATTGTTCGATTTGAATCTATC
The nucleotide sequence above comes from Gadus chalcogrammus isolate NIFS_2021 chromosome 4, NIFS_Gcha_1.0, whole genome shotgun sequence. Encoded proteins:
- the traf2b gene encoding TNF receptor-associated factor 2; this translates as MAHISVDCCSPSPCVSLPGIPLSVLSVPMEDKYKCQQCRQVLRKPVQAMCGHRFCVHCLRLLTSSGPKPCEACRQEEIYEEPMSILNSDQAFPDNAAGREIASLPARCLHQGCTWTGSVKEYEAQHEGVCEYEQVQCEACKNLILRIHRERHADRECEARTLNCKYCKVSFTYNEIKAHDETCVKFPLQCKDCGKKKIPREKFNDHSRSCAKSKTACPFSEVGCKAVIENGKPSDHEQASTMEHLRLLLPMVLSLVHGRADGLPALDWQEDPGCLYRAPEEGAHGGARAAPAAVDLDKKVSALENVVCVLNREVEHNSVTLEAYSHQHRLDQDKMENLGNKVRQLERMLTMRDLQLAETEQLLREMQFCTFDGVFVWKISEFLRRRQDALAGRTPAMFSPAFYSSKYGYKMCLRLYLNGDGTGRGTHLSLFFVVMRGKCDALLKWPFSQKVTLMLLDQNNREHIIDAFRPDVTSTSFQQPISEMNIASGCPLFCPLAKLAGKSSYLRNDTIFIKAIVDLTGL